TTCGGGCGCGGTGGTGAGGAAATGGAAGCCTGCCGGGCTGCTGGCGTGCCGGTCGAAATCGTGCCGGGGATCAGCGCCGCCATCGGCAGCGCAGCGCAGGCTCAGCTCCCTCTCACCCATCGCGACGCCGCCAGTGCGGTGAGCTTCGTCGCGGGCCAGTGCAAGGGGCTGACGGATCAGGACTGGTCGGGACTGGCGGGCGCGGGTCGGACGCTCATTATCTATATGGGCGTGGCGACGGCGGCGGACATTGCCGACAAACTGATCGCCGATGGCGTGTCGCCCGGCATTCCGGTGGCGGTGCTGGAGAATGGCACGCGCGCCGACATGCGGACCTTGCGCACCCTGCTCGCCGATCTGGGCGACATGGTGGCGCGGGAGAATGTGAAGAGCCCGGCGCTGATCGTCGTCGGGGATGTGGCGGCCTATGCGCTAGCGCAGGATGTGCTGCTTCCATATCGGGATTTGATACCGTCAGAGAGCGGGAAAAGGGTAGAATGAAGATTTTGACCGGGAATGATCTGTCGTCGGGTGATGTCATCTGGTGGGCGGGCGATGGCTGGTCGCGGCAGGTCGGCTACTCCGTCGACGTGGGCGACAAGGGCGATGAACTGGCTCGCGCCGAGGAAGCCGCGCTGCGCGTCGTGGGCGCCTATGTGATCGACGCAACTGTCGATGAAGACGGCGTGCGTCCCGCGCATATCAAGGACCGTATCCGCGCTCTGGGGCCGACCGTGCGCCCCGACCTAACGCTGAAACCGAATGATGCCGATGCCGGCAACTGGGTGATCTGACCATGTATCGTTACGACAGCTACGACCAATCCATCGTCGACGCCCGCGTCGAGGAATTTCGCGACCAGGTGCAACGCCGCCTGGCCGGGCATCTGACCGAGGATCAGTTCAAGCCGCTGCGGCTGATGAACGGCCTCTACCTCCAGCTGCACGCCTATATGCTGCGCGTCGCCATCCCCTATGGCACGCTGTCGGGCAAGCAGATGCGCAAGCTGGGCGAGATCGCGGCCAAGTACGACAAGGGCTATGGCCATTTCACCACGCGCCAGAACCTGCAATATAACTGGATCAAGCTGGCCGATGCGCCGGATATCCTGGCCGAGCTGGCGACGGTCGAGATGCATGCCATCCAGACCAGCGGCAACTGCATCCGCAATATCTCGTCCGATCAATATGCGGGCGTGTCGGCGGATGAAGTGACCGATCCGCGCCCCTGGGCGGAGCTGCTGCGCCAATGGTCGACCTTCCACCCGGAATTCACCTATCTGCCGCGCAAGTTCAAGATCGCGGTGATCGCCAGCGAGGATGACCGTTCGGCCATGCGGCTGCACGATATCGGCCTGAAGCTGGTGTCGCGTGATGGACAGATCGGGGCGGAAGTCTATGCCGGTGGCGGCATGGGCCGCACGCCGATGGTTGCGCCGCGAATCAAGGACTTCGTGCCAGAAGATGAGATTGTTTCTTATCTGGAGGCCTGCCTGCGCGTCTACAACCGCTACGGCCGGCGCGACAACAAATATAAGGCGCGGATCAAGATCCTCGTCCATGAACTGGGCGTCGAGGAATATAAGCGTCAGGTCGAGGAAGAGTATGCGCATATGAAGCAGCTCGGCCTCAACCCGCCGACCGAGGAGCTGGACCGCATCCGGCCCTTTTTCGCGAACCCCGCTTATGAGGCGGGTCTGAGCGACGATCTCGATCGCACCGATCCGGCCTTTGCCCTGTGGGTCGACCGTCAGGTCGCGGCGCACAAGCAGCCGGGCTATGCCATCGTCAACATCAGCCTGAAGCCGCGCGGCGGCATTCCGGGCGACGCTTCGGCGGAGCAGATCGAGTTGGCGGCGGCCCTTGCCGAAACCTATTCGTTCGACGAACTGCGCGTGACCCATGCGCAGAACCTCGTCCTGCCGCATGTAAAGAAGGCCGATCTCTACGCCATCTGGCAGAAGCTGGATGAGGCCGGGCTGGCGGAGGCCAATCTGGACCTGATCACCGACATCATCGCCTGCCCCGGCCTCGACTATTGCAGCCTTGC
This region of Sphingobium sp. EM0848 genomic DNA includes:
- the cobA gene encoding uroporphyrinogen-III C-methyltransferase, translating into MAETAPATVYLVGAGPGDPELLTLRAARLIGAAEVIVHDGLVSAEILALAPADAELVSVAKQRSRHSVPQDGINALIVKLALAGRSVVRLKGGDPFIFGRGGEEMEACRAAGVPVEIVPGISAAIGSAAQAQLPLTHRDAASAVSFVAGQCKGLTDQDWSGLAGAGRTLIIYMGVATAADIADKLIADGVSPGIPVAVLENGTRADMRTLRTLLADLGDMVARENVKSPALIVVGDVAAYALAQDVLLPYRDLIPSESGKRVE
- a CDS encoding nitrite/sulfite reductase, whose product is MYRYDSYDQSIVDARVEEFRDQVQRRLAGHLTEDQFKPLRLMNGLYLQLHAYMLRVAIPYGTLSGKQMRKLGEIAAKYDKGYGHFTTRQNLQYNWIKLADAPDILAELATVEMHAIQTSGNCIRNISSDQYAGVSADEVTDPRPWAELLRQWSTFHPEFTYLPRKFKIAVIASEDDRSAMRLHDIGLKLVSRDGQIGAEVYAGGGMGRTPMVAPRIKDFVPEDEIVSYLEACLRVYNRYGRRDNKYKARIKILVHELGVEEYKRQVEEEYAHMKQLGLNPPTEELDRIRPFFANPAYEAGLSDDLDRTDPAFALWVDRQVAAHKQPGYAIVNISLKPRGGIPGDASAEQIELAAALAETYSFDELRVTHAQNLVLPHVKKADLYAIWQKLDEAGLAEANLDLITDIIACPGLDYCSLANARSIPLAQKLSERFASAERQKDLGELKVKISGCINACGHHHAGHIGVLGVDRKGVENFQLSLGGSGAEDAAVGQITGPGFSEDGVVDAIEKVTDLYLSQREEGERFLDTYRRLGMKPFKEAIYG
- a CDS encoding DUF2849 domain-containing protein, with the translated sequence MKILTGNDLSSGDVIWWAGDGWSRQVGYSVDVGDKGDELARAEEAALRVVGAYVIDATVDEDGVRPAHIKDRIRALGPTVRPDLTLKPNDADAGNWVI